In one Cloacibacillus porcorum genomic region, the following are encoded:
- a CDS encoding NAD(P)/FAD-dependent oxidoreductase — MAEIKTTDLLVVGGGAAGLSAAAEAASYGAKVTVLESDLHLGGQLVKQTHKFFGSKDEHAGTRGYKIADIILNEIQECGDKVETYTNTAAVGYYKNDGIVTVMRGEEEYFKIKPKKMIMATGAQERIIPFPNNDIPGVYGAGAVQTLMNVYGVVPGRRVLMIGAGNIGLIVSYQLMQAGVEIAAVLEAMPKIGGYWVHAAKIRRLGVPILLRHTIKAALGTEIVDGAVIQDIDTGELSHVECDVICLAVGLTPTNEMLWQAGCEMRFIPQLCGHVPLRDPKLRTSHPDIWIAGDAAGIEEASAAMVEGRISGLAAAEALGFKVDQNRFGEYQERLNSLRRGEAGEKIRSGLALAQVADWGDK, encoded by the coding sequence ATGGCTGAAATCAAAACCACGGATCTTCTTGTTGTGGGCGGCGGCGCCGCCGGGCTCAGCGCGGCGGCGGAGGCGGCCTCTTATGGAGCTAAGGTCACAGTGCTGGAGAGTGATCTTCACCTTGGCGGACAGCTTGTTAAGCAGACGCATAAGTTTTTCGGCAGCAAGGACGAACATGCGGGAACACGCGGTTATAAGATAGCGGACATTATTTTAAATGAGATACAGGAGTGCGGCGACAAGGTCGAAACATACACAAATACCGCCGCAGTAGGTTATTACAAAAACGATGGCATCGTAACGGTCATGAGGGGCGAAGAGGAATACTTCAAAATCAAGCCGAAGAAGATGATCATGGCGACCGGAGCTCAGGAGCGCATCATACCATTCCCGAACAACGATATCCCTGGCGTTTACGGTGCGGGCGCGGTGCAGACGCTGATGAACGTTTACGGCGTCGTTCCAGGCAGGCGCGTCCTGATGATAGGCGCTGGCAATATCGGTCTTATCGTCAGTTATCAGCTTATGCAGGCAGGGGTTGAGATCGCCGCCGTGCTGGAGGCGATGCCGAAGATAGGCGGTTATTGGGTGCATGCGGCTAAGATCCGCCGCTTAGGGGTTCCGATACTTCTGCGGCACACGATCAAGGCGGCCCTTGGTACGGAGATAGTTGATGGCGCTGTGATACAGGATATCGACACTGGTGAACTCTCGCACGTTGAATGTGACGTGATCTGCCTCGCGGTGGGGCTTACGCCGACGAACGAAATGCTGTGGCAGGCCGGCTGCGAGATGAGATTTATTCCCCAGCTATGCGGGCATGTTCCCCTGCGTGACCCGAAACTTCGTACCAGCCACCCTGACATTTGGATTGCGGGAGACGCGGCGGGTATTGAAGAGGCCAGCGCGGCAATGGTCGAGGGACGTATTTCGGGACTGGCGGCGGCGGAAGCCCTTGGTTTTAAGGTTGATCAGAACCGGTTTGGCGAGTATCAGGAGCGTCTCAATTCTTTGCGCAGAGGCGAAGCCGGTGAGAAGATTCGCAGCGGCCTTGCGCTGGCTCAAGTTGCAGACTGGGGTGATAAGTAA
- a CDS encoding (2Fe-2S)-binding protein, which yields MQLISQHPVLTYQHGKKVKFSFDGKELEGFDGEPIAMALHANEVYIYRVTPEMERPRGFFCAIGKCSSCFMVVDGVPNVRTCVTPLREGMKVETQKGKGAIPMKEEA from the coding sequence GTGCAGCTAATAAGCCAACATCCCGTATTGACGTACCAACACGGGAAGAAAGTCAAATTCAGCTTTGACGGCAAAGAATTGGAAGGATTTGATGGTGAGCCGATTGCGATGGCCCTGCATGCGAACGAGGTCTACATCTACAGGGTGACGCCGGAGATGGAGAGGCCCCGTGGTTTCTTTTGTGCGATCGGTAAGTGCAGCTCCTGTTTTATGGTAGTTGACGGTGTTCCTAATGTCAGGACATGTGTCACTCCTCTCAGGGAGGGGATGAAGGTCGAAACCCAGAAGGGCAAGGGCGCGATCCCAATGAAGGAGGAGGCCTAG
- a CDS encoding MurR/RpiR family transcriptional regulator, with product MANRKSETLLQRIADVNDHLSPKQSKIAQYVVKNYQKLAYCTLSELAQASKISDTTILRLVSALGYGGFPDFMFALRKEIEKNTDTNRIMGKFELKQEKYKFPEDTCQAIFDLEMQVLKETLAKADKEKHSTAVDLLLQAPSVTIVGFGANTYCSQALAYGLQVMRPNVKIIEQISATEGNTIQDVPEASACVAFSTPRYPKDTQFILEKIRQQRQTKIIGLSDSILSPIAPLCDIFFEIPIKYVTFSDPNAAFMAMIHSLLFGLYLRDPKNIKKRIKDYDSYTKEREYYLNDSLNLVEF from the coding sequence ATGGCCAATAGAAAATCCGAAACACTGCTGCAGAGAATTGCGGATGTTAATGACCACTTATCTCCCAAGCAGTCAAAGATAGCGCAATATGTGGTTAAAAATTATCAAAAACTCGCCTACTGCACATTGTCGGAATTAGCACAGGCCAGCAAAATAAGCGATACGACAATATTACGATTAGTATCAGCGCTGGGATATGGAGGTTTTCCAGATTTCATGTTCGCGCTCAGAAAGGAAATCGAAAAAAATACCGACACAAATCGCATCATGGGGAAATTCGAGCTAAAACAGGAAAAGTACAAATTTCCCGAAGATACATGCCAAGCTATATTCGACCTTGAAATGCAGGTACTAAAAGAAACCCTTGCCAAGGCAGACAAAGAAAAACATTCAACTGCCGTGGATCTGCTGCTGCAGGCTCCATCCGTGACAATAGTCGGTTTTGGGGCAAATACCTACTGCTCACAGGCTCTCGCATATGGACTTCAAGTTATGCGTCCAAATGTAAAAATCATCGAGCAAATAAGCGCGACAGAAGGAAATACCATACAAGATGTACCGGAAGCCTCCGCCTGCGTAGCATTCTCAACACCGCGCTATCCCAAAGACACGCAGTTTATCCTTGAAAAGATACGGCAGCAGCGACAGACAAAGATCATTGGGCTCTCCGATTCCATACTATCCCCTATAGCACCGCTCTGCGATATATTCTTTGAGATCCCCATAAAGTATGTGACCTTCAGCGATCCCAACGCCGCATTCATGGCAATGATACACTCTCTTTTATTTGGTCTATACTTGAGAGATCCCAAAAACATAAAAAAGAGAATTAAAGATTACGACAGTTACACAAAAGAGCGTGAGTATTATCTCAATGATTCACTAAACCTCGTAGAATTTTAA
- a CDS encoding sodium/proline symporter, with translation MENTTLNLVILLVYMGGLMGFGLYQGMKVKNTTDLNMGGRAVPGWACALSERATAESAWCLVGFPGFAYGSGLVSIWVAIGLALGNIFAWTALANRMRKEAAKYDAQTYVDWIVKRHAKSKAVTAIRLFGSFVVIFLFAFYVEAQVIGGGKTLHTLFGLPVTIGIILTMVVIIPYTVWGGFQSVVYTDCVQSVLMIFTLIVAPLYGLYYISVTPGVYATSITEALKLAGPTFMDWTAGAKGIFAGFMIASNFAWIIAYLGGCPHLTVRFMAMKDDAAWRMGRNIACVWTVLGYSGAILIGLVGIAIFGPSNIKDAEMIMPLVVLKIFPPALAAICVTGAVAAMLSTADSMLIVTSSEFSENILKPIIMKDKKLGAKKELLISRCVTVVVGLAALALAFLLPDSMVYSIVSFAWASMGNPFAVVTCMTLLWDKYTGTAALWTMVFGFFGTVLWQISPMNAILDARLMGVFPALFAAYFVTKLTYGRDNVTEDVSGDTDIVGEN, from the coding sequence ATGGAAAATACAACGTTGAATCTGGTAATTCTTCTTGTTTACATGGGAGGACTTATGGGGTTTGGCCTGTATCAGGGGATGAAGGTGAAAAATACTACAGACCTTAATATGGGCGGACGGGCGGTTCCGGGATGGGCCTGTGCTCTTTCAGAGAGAGCCACAGCGGAATCAGCTTGGTGTCTTGTGGGTTTTCCTGGATTTGCTTATGGCAGCGGCCTTGTTTCGATATGGGTGGCGATAGGTTTAGCTCTGGGAAATATATTTGCCTGGACGGCCCTCGCCAACAGGATGAGGAAAGAGGCTGCAAAATATGACGCTCAGACGTATGTTGACTGGATCGTTAAACGTCATGCAAAAAGTAAGGCGGTTACAGCGATCAGACTGTTTGGAAGTTTTGTTGTCATCTTCCTTTTTGCCTTTTATGTTGAGGCTCAGGTCATCGGCGGAGGCAAAACACTCCATACGCTCTTCGGCCTTCCGGTCACAATAGGCATAATTCTCACGATGGTGGTAATTATACCTTACACTGTATGGGGCGGGTTTCAAAGCGTTGTCTATACGGACTGCGTGCAGAGTGTGCTGATGATATTCACGCTTATAGTGGCGCCGCTTTACGGGCTTTACTATATATCGGTGACTCCGGGTGTGTACGCCACTTCGATTACAGAGGCTCTTAAGCTGGCAGGTCCTACGTTTATGGACTGGACGGCCGGTGCGAAGGGGATATTTGCGGGGTTTATGATCGCGAGCAATTTTGCCTGGATAATTGCCTATTTGGGAGGATGTCCTCACCTTACGGTTCGTTTTATGGCGATGAAGGATGACGCCGCGTGGAGGATGGGGCGAAATATCGCCTGTGTCTGGACTGTGCTGGGTTATAGCGGGGCGATCCTTATAGGGCTTGTGGGAATAGCTATATTCGGACCCAGTAATATTAAAGATGCGGAAATGATCATGCCACTGGTTGTTTTAAAGATATTTCCCCCTGCACTCGCGGCTATCTGTGTTACCGGAGCCGTCGCGGCGATGCTTTCGACTGCAGATTCAATGCTCATAGTTACTTCTTCTGAATTCTCGGAGAATATACTGAAACCGATAATAATGAAAGATAAAAAACTGGGTGCAAAAAAAGAGCTGCTCATCTCCCGCTGCGTGACCGTTGTTGTTGGGCTGGCGGCTCTCGCTCTCGCCTTTTTGCTTCCGGACAGCATGGTATATTCGATCGTTTCTTTTGCATGGGCAAGTATGGGCAACCCGTTTGCGGTGGTTACCTGTATGACGCTGCTTTGGGATAAATATACGGGGACTGCGGCCCTTTGGACGATGGTCTTCGGTTTCTTTGGAACTGTGTTGTGGCAGATATCGCCAATGAACGCAATTCTTGACGCGCGGCTTATGGGAGTTTTTCCGGCGTTGTTTGCCGCATATTTTGTTACGAAGCTCACGTATGGCCGCGATAATGTGACGGAAGATGTTTCAGGGGATACGGATATTGTCGGGGAGAATTGA
- a CDS encoding MurR/RpiR family transcriptional regulator encodes MAKETNTSMLQRVAAKSGNLSPKQLKLAQYIEKNYMSLAYITMTELASLADVSETTVVRFVSQLGYNGFPLFMAALRKEIDQAAKPKSMDKFDLEHKKYVFPDDTCQAIFTLEMQVMRDTLAKIDTKKHQKAVDMIYDAPAVIILGCGANRCCTQALGFALQVIHPRVQLIEKLGLSEAATVNSMPEGTVCIVFTTPRYPRETQEMVDIIKKKGFKIIGISNSILAPIVPDCDIFFQIPVKYVTFIDTNAAFMALIHSLTFGLHLKDKRKIKQRIEDYNKFTREYNYYVEDSLELVDF; translated from the coding sequence ATGGCTAAAGAGACAAATACTTCTATGCTACAAAGAGTCGCGGCAAAAAGTGGAAATCTATCGCCTAAGCAATTAAAACTGGCGCAATATATAGAAAAAAATTACATGTCATTGGCATATATAACGATGACAGAGCTTGCTTCTCTGGCCGATGTCAGCGAGACAACGGTTGTACGCTTTGTTTCCCAGCTCGGATATAACGGTTTTCCTCTATTCATGGCGGCGCTTAGAAAAGAGATCGACCAGGCGGCAAAGCCCAAAAGCATGGACAAGTTTGACCTTGAGCATAAAAAGTACGTCTTTCCAGACGATACCTGTCAGGCCATTTTTACTTTGGAAATGCAGGTCATGCGCGATACTCTGGCTAAAATCGATACAAAGAAACATCAAAAGGCCGTGGATATGATATACGACGCCCCCGCCGTCATAATCCTGGGATGCGGCGCCAACAGGTGCTGCACGCAGGCACTTGGCTTCGCCCTGCAGGTCATACATCCCAGGGTCCAGCTGATAGAAAAATTAGGGCTTTCAGAGGCGGCAACGGTAAACAGTATGCCGGAGGGCACTGTATGTATTGTATTTACCACACCGCGTTATCCACGCGAAACACAGGAAATGGTCGATATTATAAAGAAAAAAGGCTTCAAAATAATCGGCATCTCAAACTCAATTCTGGCCCCAATAGTACCGGATTGCGATATTTTCTTTCAGATTCCGGTAAAATACGTTACGTTTATAGACACCAACGCAGCATTTATGGCTCTGATCCACTCACTGACTTTTGGATTACATCTTAAAGACAAGAGAAAGATCAAACAGAGAATCGAGGATTATAATAAGTTCACGAGAGAATATAATTATTACGTGGAAGATTCGTTGGAATTGGTAGATTTTTAA
- a CDS encoding nucleoside hydrolase, which produces MEKELVILDSDMVEIYDDGMAMAMLALSPKVELLGVSVVAGNTWVEEGTAFALRQLEGIGRAETIPVAMGVNHPLRGGRLANMKEERELFGFGRDNWQGAGGYPRPESWRAVYKNTYRLEPQSAPLGEHAADFIIEQVKKYPGRVTIAAIGPCGNIAEAVRKAPEIVPLVKRVVYMGGAFFQEGNVTPAAEFNCWFDPEAAKIALRSPFKEQIIVPLDVCEKVKLSAKRYAETEENIKNPVFLEMVHRNFRYEKFKTEPDYVTYIWDTIVSAIIIDPTVITEEITLPVDVNDDYSLSYGQTLAFKGGAPRGAQSARIVLSVDEDKLWKMIFNSCNAL; this is translated from the coding sequence GTGGAAAAAGAGCTGGTTATCCTGGACTCCGACATGGTGGAGATATATGACGACGGAATGGCGATGGCGATGTTGGCCCTGTCGCCCAAAGTAGAACTGCTTGGCGTCAGCGTTGTGGCGGGCAATACCTGGGTGGAGGAGGGGACCGCCTTTGCTCTTCGCCAGCTGGAGGGAATAGGCAGGGCGGAGACGATACCGGTAGCAATGGGAGTTAATCACCCGCTTCGCGGCGGCCGTCTCGCCAATATGAAGGAGGAACGCGAGCTCTTCGGTTTCGGGCGTGACAACTGGCAGGGAGCGGGAGGATATCCCAGGCCCGAATCATGGCGTGCCGTCTATAAGAATACCTATAGGCTTGAACCTCAGTCCGCCCCGCTCGGAGAACACGCGGCAGATTTTATCATTGAGCAGGTGAAGAAATATCCAGGCAGGGTGACAATAGCGGCGATCGGTCCCTGCGGCAACATCGCCGAGGCGGTACGTAAAGCGCCGGAGATAGTTCCTCTCGTAAAACGTGTCGTCTATATGGGCGGCGCCTTCTTTCAGGAGGGCAATGTGACGCCTGCCGCGGAATTTAACTGCTGGTTCGACCCGGAGGCGGCAAAGATCGCCCTCAGAAGTCCTTTTAAAGAGCAGATAATCGTGCCTCTCGACGTCTGCGAAAAGGTGAAGCTTTCCGCCAAGAGATATGCCGAAACGGAAGAGAATATAAAAAATCCCGTCTTCCTTGAAATGGTGCACCGTAATTTCCGCTATGAAAAATTCAAAACAGAGCCGGATTATGTCACCTATATATGGGACACGATCGTCTCCGCGATAATCATCGACCCAACGGTAATTACGGAGGAGATCACCCTGCCGGTCGACGTCAACGATGACTATTCTCTCTCTTACGGACAGACGCTGGCCTTCAAAGGAGGCGCCCCCAGAGGGGCACAGTCTGCACGCATCGTGCTCTCCGTTGATGAAGATAAGCTTTGGAAGATGATATTTAATAGCTGTAACGCCCTCTAG
- a CDS encoding NAD(P)-binding domain-containing protein, producing the protein MSVNVDAGFIGTGGIATALARGLCASPEFQGVVHVFDIDAERTRSLKEEFPTKIVVAASNQELLNNAEVVFPTLLPDVLERVAPSLNFREQNHIIHIAAGTKLLKVVPWFSPAKSVVRAVPLPFAAKRTGPVVFFGDDALCERLLSLLGTVVKVRTEKDLEVLASVTGVMVPYYGLVGEIVRWCMTKGLDFKNAIDYTCYMNEALSMLMRQECSEDIEAFMSAAATPGGMNELAWNEMIATSAYLPWRDSLEKIGRHYSL; encoded by the coding sequence ATGTCGGTAAATGTTGACGCTGGGTTTATTGGAACTGGAGGAATTGCCACGGCTTTGGCCAGAGGACTGTGTGCGTCGCCGGAATTTCAGGGCGTTGTCCATGTTTTTGACATTGATGCGGAAAGAACACGCTCGCTGAAAGAGGAATTTCCCACAAAGATCGTCGTCGCGGCCTCCAACCAGGAGCTGCTCAACAATGCGGAGGTCGTATTTCCCACGCTTCTTCCTGACGTTCTTGAACGGGTTGCGCCATCGCTGAATTTCAGGGAGCAAAATCACATAATTCATATCGCGGCGGGCACCAAGCTCTTGAAGGTCGTACCATGGTTTTCTCCGGCAAAGAGCGTGGTTAGGGCGGTGCCGCTTCCCTTTGCTGCTAAGCGTACCGGCCCGGTAGTTTTCTTCGGTGACGATGCGCTATGCGAGAGGCTGCTCTCTCTTTTGGGGACCGTAGTGAAGGTGAGGACGGAGAAGGATCTTGAGGTGCTGGCCTCAGTCACGGGAGTGATGGTTCCATATTATGGACTTGTGGGTGAGATTGTCCGGTGGTGCATGACAAAGGGGCTGGATTTCAAAAACGCCATTGACTATACCTGCTATATGAACGAAGCGCTTTCGATGCTGATGCGGCAGGAGTGCAGCGAGGATATTGAGGCGTTTATGTCGGCAGCCGCCACGCCCGGCGGCATGAATGAACTTGCGTGGAACGAGATGATAGCAACCTCCGCCTATCTGCCGTGGCGGGATTCACTGGAAAAGATTGGCAGGCATTATAGCCTGTAG
- a CDS encoding LysR family transcriptional regulator: MELKNINTFLRVAELNSFTKAANELGYSQSTVTIQIKQLESELGFMLFDRIGRSVSLTPKGEEFICYANEFLHLEARTMSLRDTAGSVTGTLRLGVLESLFIWKIADLLPQYHSMYPEVKIEIKSATGAALYRMLRQNELDIIYLLDSVIYHKDCIRACTSPVSMNFVTSPANPLCAAGSISLAEIAQEPLILTERDAIYRQELDHEAAKNDIELVPILEIDNLEVVLRLLKRGMGVSFIPDYVLHESIARGELSVLNVRYDAINLWSQLVYHKNKFVTPQMQAFIRLIQDSSAPK, from the coding sequence ATGGAGCTAAAAAATATCAACACCTTTCTTCGTGTGGCCGAACTCAACAGCTTTACGAAAGCAGCTAACGAGCTTGGCTATTCACAATCGACGGTCACGATCCAGATAAAGCAGCTCGAGAGCGAGCTCGGCTTTATGCTTTTTGACCGTATAGGGCGAAGCGTCTCTCTGACTCCCAAAGGCGAGGAGTTCATCTGCTACGCCAACGAATTTCTACACCTGGAGGCCAGAACGATGTCTCTGCGAGACACCGCCGGCTCCGTCACCGGCACGTTGCGGCTTGGGGTGCTGGAATCTCTGTTTATCTGGAAGATAGCGGACCTGCTGCCGCAATATCACAGTATGTATCCGGAGGTAAAGATCGAGATAAAATCAGCGACCGGCGCGGCCCTCTATCGAATGCTGCGGCAGAACGAGCTGGACATCATCTATCTTTTGGACAGCGTCATCTATCATAAGGACTGCATACGTGCCTGTACATCGCCAGTAAGCATGAACTTCGTGACAAGCCCCGCCAACCCGCTTTGCGCCGCAGGCAGCATTTCGCTGGCGGAGATCGCCCAAGAGCCGCTGATTCTCACGGAACGTGACGCGATATACCGGCAGGAGCTTGACCATGAGGCGGCCAAAAATGATATTGAGTTGGTTCCCATACTGGAGATCGATAACTTGGAGGTCGTGCTGCGCCTTTTGAAGAGGGGTATGGGAGTATCCTTCATTCCCGACTATGTCCTCCACGAAAGCATCGCCAGAGGAGAGCTCTCCGTGCTGAACGTAAGATACGACGCAATAAATCTGTGGAGCCAGCTAGTCTATCATAAAAATAAGTTCGTCACCCCGCAAATGCAGGCCTTCATCAGACTGATACAGGACTCATCCGCTCCCAAGTAA
- a CDS encoding MurR/RpiR family transcriptional regulator — MSISEKILSISATLSKKQNLLGKFILDNISDVALMNAPQIAREAGVSEATLTRFVYTLGFNSFSEFLLELRKETITGKGIQFRQEPYSEANGLIYRRIFDMEIELMKETLNNIDPDTFDKAVTMLSECDHLLLVGGPIHYFLTLYAFNFMCAFRDNVHIVRQVDMSFISLLGAAGPKSAALVFSYPRYSSEVQKITGILAEKRVPIIGVTDSKLSPIVPLSQLTLITPQKYVILADANASALTMIHALMVAMYRKHPDKIKGMLEEYERNVLTADMFVYKDYNFVKRL; from the coding sequence ATGAGTATCAGCGAAAAAATTTTATCTATCTCAGCCACATTGAGCAAAAAGCAGAATCTATTGGGAAAATTCATTCTTGATAACATCTCCGATGTGGCTCTCATGAACGCACCACAGATAGCCAGAGAGGCTGGCGTCAGCGAAGCCACGCTTACTCGCTTTGTCTACACGCTGGGTTTCAACAGCTTTTCAGAATTTTTGCTGGAACTGCGCAAGGAGACGATAACCGGCAAGGGAATCCAGTTTCGACAGGAGCCCTATTCCGAGGCCAATGGCCTGATCTACCGCCGGATCTTCGATATGGAGATAGAACTGATGAAGGAAACGCTGAACAATATCGACCCAGATACTTTTGACAAAGCGGTAACCATGCTTTCCGAATGCGACCATCTGCTTCTCGTCGGTGGGCCAATCCATTATTTTCTGACACTGTACGCCTTTAATTTCATGTGTGCTTTCCGTGATAATGTACATATAGTGCGGCAGGTGGACATGTCGTTTATCTCATTGCTGGGTGCCGCCGGCCCGAAGTCAGCCGCGCTCGTCTTCAGCTATCCACGTTATTCAAGTGAAGTGCAGAAGATAACGGGGATACTTGCCGAAAAGAGGGTGCCAATAATAGGAGTCACCGACAGCAAGCTATCGCCGATTGTCCCGCTGTCTCAGCTGACCCTCATAACGCCGCAGAAGTATGTGATTCTCGCGGACGCGAACGCTTCGGCGCTGACGATGATCCATGCGCTGATGGTCGCTATGTACAGAAAGCATCCGGACAAAATAAAGGGGATGCTGGAAGAATACGAGCGGAACGTCCTTACTGCCGACATGTTCGTCTACAAAGATTATAACTTCGTAAAAAGGCTGTAA
- a CDS encoding glycyl-radical enzyme activating protein produces the protein MTVMGKVLRIERSSNKDGAGLRTVVFLKGCPLRCEWCSTPESQSASYEVGFLRSLCIKCGECAKACLHGLIHFDAVDGVSAEPLGCAGCGRCKTACTRSAVRIYGREMSSDELMEEIVKDDVFFHHGGGVTLSGGEVLSQPDFVMDILKRCHGFGIDAAMESCAFAKWGVLAPMLDYLSSIFIDVKIMDPVKHESYTGAGNALVLDNIVRIDSSGKTKLTIRVPFIPTVNDDVENFEMLAYFCSGLRNLLAIEILPYHRLGLETYRNLGRPVPFPEIFPPRREEIEDKIVPLKRLKNAVVRIG, from the coding sequence ATGACTGTTATGGGGAAGGTCCTGCGTATAGAGCGTTCTTCAAATAAAGACGGCGCGGGGCTGAGGACGGTGGTATTCCTTAAAGGATGTCCGCTCCGGTGTGAATGGTGCTCAACGCCGGAATCGCAGAGCGCGTCTTATGAGGTAGGTTTTTTACGCTCCCTCTGCATAAAGTGTGGCGAGTGCGCCAAGGCCTGTCTGCACGGGTTGATCCATTTCGATGCTGTGGACGGCGTCTCTGCGGAGCCACTTGGATGCGCCGGCTGTGGCCGCTGTAAAACCGCCTGTACCCGCAGCGCGGTTCGGATATACGGCAGGGAGATGTCTTCGGATGAGCTTATGGAGGAGATTGTAAAAGACGACGTCTTTTTTCACCACGGAGGAGGCGTCACTCTGAGCGGTGGTGAAGTCCTGTCGCAGCCGGACTTTGTCATGGATATCCTCAAGAGATGCCACGGTTTTGGAATAGATGCCGCCATGGAAAGCTGCGCTTTTGCTAAGTGGGGTGTCCTCGCCCCAATGTTGGATTACCTTTCCAGCATATTCATTGATGTTAAGATAATGGACCCGGTGAAGCACGAAAGTTACACCGGCGCGGGCAATGCTCTGGTCCTGGACAACATTGTGCGGATCGACAGTTCGGGCAAAACAAAGCTGACCATCAGAGTACCCTTCATCCCGACTGTGAACGACGATGTTGAAAACTTTGAGATGCTGGCATATTTCTGCTCAGGGCTCAGGAATTTGCTGGCTATAGAAATTTTGCCGTACCACCGGCTTGGCTTGGAGACATACCGTAATTTAGGCAGGCCGGTGCCGTTTCCTGAGATTTTTCCGCCGCGGCGGGAGGAGATCGAAGATAAAATTGTTCCGCTTAAGCGGCTGAAAAACGCTGTAGTCCGCATCGGATAA